One segment of Triticum aestivum cultivar Chinese Spring chromosome 2A, IWGSC CS RefSeq v2.1, whole genome shotgun sequence DNA contains the following:
- the LOC123185034 gene encoding uncharacterized protein — MASSSNGHCPANGAKVLPGRGKKNQEKLQLDKNAASRACQKDRQYIEKLETELSNCYQEIDYLQDQLNIRNVEANIMGEHIHGLELKLTELEKFPERVRVMDNDLMRSDSQCWLLMEEVQCKEEELQKAALQIEKLESVTLDMQCEIESLKLDLTTLEQRLFDAESFNQHTAEYKVRIEKQLEEHELQLQEAWKTIDHLEVENKQLKRVLAWKSS, encoded by the exons ATGGCTAGTAGCTCCAATGGCCATTGTCCAGCCAATGGTGCAAAAGTTTTGCCTGGAAGGGGGAAGAAGAATCAGGAG AAATTACAGCTTGACAAAAATGCAGCTTCTAGGGCCTGTCAGAAGGACAGGCAATACATTGAGAAATTGGAAACTGAGCTGAGCAACTGCTATCAGGAAATTG ACTATTTGCAGGATCAGTTAAATATCAGGAATGTTGAAGCAAACATCATGGGAGAGCATATTCACGGCCTTGAACTGAAGCTAACTGAACTTGAGAAATTTCCTGAAAGAGTGAGAGTTATGGACAATGATCTGATGCGGTCTGATTCTCAGTGCTGGCTTCTGATGGAAGAAGTCCAATGTAAAGAAGAGGAGCTGCAAAAGGCAGCCTTGCAAATAGAGAAGCTTGAAAGTGTAACTTTAGATATGCAATGTGAAATTGAGAGTTTAAAACTTGATTTGACTACGCTTGAGCAAAGACTGTTTGATGCTGAGAGCTTTAACCAGCATACTGCTGAGTACAAAGTTAGAATAGAGAAGCAACTGGAAGAACATGAGCTCCAGCTGCAAGAGGCATGGAAGACTATTGATCATCTCGAGGTTGAGAATAAACAACTGAAAAGAGTACTTGCCTGGAAGAGCTCCTAA